One Suricata suricatta isolate VVHF042 chromosome X, meerkat_22Aug2017_6uvM2_HiC, whole genome shotgun sequence genomic region harbors:
- the RAB9B gene encoding ras-related protein Rab-9B, whose product MSGKSLLLKVILLGDGGVGKSSLMNRYVTNKFDSQAFHTIGVEFLNRDLEVDGRFVTLQIWDTAGQERFKSLRTPFYRGADCCLLTFSVDDRQSFENLGNWQKEFIYYADVKDPEHFPFVVLGNKVDKEDRQVTTEEAQAWCMENGDYPYLETSAKDDTNVTVAFEEAVRQVLAVEEQLEHCMLGHTIDLNSGSKAGSSCC is encoded by the coding sequence ATGAGTGGGAAATCCTTGCTCTTAAAGGTTATTCTCTTGGGTGATGGTGGAGTTGGGAAAAGCTCACTCATGAACCGTTATGTAACCAATAAATTTGATTCCCAGGCTTTTCATACCATAGGGGTAGAGTTCTTAAATCGAGATCTGGAGGTAGATGGACGTTTTGTAACTCTCCAGATCTGGGACACTGCAGGGCAAGAGCGTTTCAAGAGCCTTAGGACACCCTTCTACAGGGGAGCAGACTGCTGCCTCTTGACCTTCAGCGTGGATGACCGGCAGAGCTTTGAGAACCTTGGTAACTGGCAGAAAGAATTCATCTACTATGCTGATGTCAAAGACCCTGAGCACTTCCCCTTTGTAGTTCTGGGTAACAAGGTAGACAAAGAGGATAGGCAAGTGACTACTGAGGAGGCACAAGCCTGGTGCATGGAGAATGGGGATTACCCTTATCTAGAAACAAGTGCCAAAGATGATACTAATGTGACAGTGGCCTTTGAAGAAGCTGTCAGGCAGGTGTTGGCTGTAGAGGAACAGCTGGAACATTGCATGTTAGGTCACACTATTGACTTGAACAGTGGCTCCAAAGCAGGATCTTCATGCTGTTAA